From the Orenia metallireducens genome, one window contains:
- the waaC gene encoding lipopolysaccharide heptosyltransferase I, with product MKILLIRLSAIGDVIHALPVAKATRERYPKAEITWIVEDKAKDLVIGNPNIDNIIILPKKEWKREFKDKKWSTLKKARSFFKELQKHQFDIALDVHGLFKSALTAYLSGAKKRVGPANGREGSTLFYQQKVNLPTEEIHQIDRNLQIAQGIDVQADDVDFDIILLPEEKRRVAQILEELGIEDKRVLVTINPYTSWSSKNWLNQRWAEVADNLIKNLNCEVIFTGGPADRAGVNEIIDLMKERSHNLAGKTNLKELAGIYDRADLFIGCDTGPMHLAAAMGTSVIALFGPTNPKTHGPYGDNNIVLRGDTQCKCCWKRVCQHDKECMKAIGVADLLGAVNLMLRSET from the coding sequence ATGAAGATATTATTGATTAGGTTAAGTGCTATTGGTGATGTAATTCATGCCTTACCAGTTGCCAAAGCTACTAGAGAAAGATATCCCAAGGCAGAGATTACTTGGATAGTAGAAGATAAAGCAAAGGATTTGGTGATAGGAAATCCTAATATAGATAATATTATCATATTGCCTAAAAAAGAATGGAAGAGAGAATTTAAGGATAAGAAGTGGTCGACCTTAAAGAAGGCACGAAGCTTTTTTAAGGAGCTGCAGAAGCATCAATTTGATATAGCTTTAGATGTACATGGGTTATTTAAGAGTGCTTTAACAGCCTATTTAAGTGGAGCTAAGAAGAGAGTTGGTCCTGCTAATGGAAGAGAAGGTTCTACTCTTTTTTATCAACAGAAGGTTAATTTGCCTACAGAAGAGATTCACCAAATTGATAGAAATCTTCAGATAGCTCAAGGAATAGATGTACAAGCTGATGATGTAGATTTTGATATAATTCTTTTACCTGAAGAGAAGAGAAGGGTTGCTCAGATATTAGAAGAGTTGGGAATAGAAGATAAAAGAGTATTAGTCACTATTAATCCCTATACTAGTTGGAGCTCAAAAAATTGGTTGAATCAACGTTGGGCAGAGGTAGCTGATAATTTAATCAAAAACTTAAACTGTGAAGTTATCTTCACTGGCGGTCCTGCTGATAGGGCTGGAGTCAATGAGATTATAGATTTAATGAAGGAAAGATCACATAATCTAGCTGGAAAGACCAACCTTAAAGAGCTTGCAGGTATCTATGATAGAGCAGACTTGTTTATTGGTTGTGATACTGGACCAATGCATTTGGCAGCAGCAATGGGGACTTCTGTGATTGCTCTATTTGGTCCAACAAATCCAAAAACTCATGGTCCTTATGGAGATAATAATATTGTACTTAGAGGGGATACCCAATGTAAATGCTGCTGGAAGAGAGTTTGCCAGCATGATAAGGAATGTATGAAGGCTATAGGTGTAGCTGATCTT
- a CDS encoding 3-deoxy-D-manno-octulosonic acid transferase, which yields MSVAYFTYNFLVFIILLLYSPILIYRVLINKEDITSLLERFGFLSKDIIRRFKGEKVIWVHAASVGEAGAASPVVAKLKQRFPEYKIVFSSMTNTGRNMAQKIIKEADGFIYIPFDFFLIIGKVLKAINPELLLIMETELWPNLIKYSKKQGAKVMLVSGRISDSSFKQYKYLGPLLKNMFDQIDILSMQSQKDMDRIIKLGADEDKVCNNGNTKFDQEYGRVDSETKKAIYREFKLDPKQAIIVAGSTHDNEEEQLISLYKELKIKFDDLVLLLVPRYIDRVEEIESLYNQAGINTIRRSRVKDRDSAKQSVILVDTIGELAKLYGIADLVFVGGSLIERGGHNILEPASLGKLVFFGPHMFNFKDSTKLLLENKVGIQVTNVSELIEQMEYYLSNSNILEEQSRQAIEMIKDNQGASWRNIKLISRLLEGRKELSK from the coding sequence ATGTCAGTGGCTTATTTTACTTATAATTTTTTAGTATTTATTATTTTATTATTATATTCTCCTATACTAATTTATAGAGTTTTAATTAATAAAGAAGATATAACCTCTTTATTAGAGAGGTTTGGTTTTTTATCAAAGGATATTATAAGAAGATTTAAAGGTGAAAAGGTTATTTGGGTTCATGCTGCTTCAGTAGGAGAAGCTGGTGCTGCTAGCCCTGTTGTAGCTAAGTTAAAGCAGAGATTTCCTGAATATAAAATTGTCTTTTCTAGTATGACCAATACTGGAAGAAATATGGCCCAAAAGATTATCAAAGAAGCAGATGGATTTATTTATATCCCTTTTGATTTCTTTTTGATTATAGGGAAAGTTTTAAAAGCAATTAATCCTGAGCTTCTGTTGATTATGGAGACAGAGCTGTGGCCTAATCTAATAAAATATAGTAAGAAGCAAGGTGCCAAGGTGATGCTTGTCAGTGGAAGGATAAGTGATAGTAGCTTTAAACAGTATAAGTATCTAGGGCCTTTATTAAAGAATATGTTTGATCAAATAGATATTTTAAGTATGCAATCTCAAAAAGATATGGATAGAATTATAAAATTGGGAGCAGATGAAGATAAAGTTTGTAATAATGGTAATACTAAATTTGACCAAGAATATGGTAGAGTTGATTCTGAAACTAAGAAAGCTATTTATCGAGAGTTTAAGCTTGACCCCAAACAGGCCATTATCGTTGCTGGTAGTACCCATGATAATGAAGAAGAGCAGTTAATTTCTCTTTATAAGGAATTAAAGATAAAGTTTGATGATTTAGTTTTACTATTAGTTCCTCGTTATATTGATCGAGTTGAAGAGATAGAGAGTTTATATAATCAAGCAGGAATTAATACAATTAGAAGAAGCAGAGTAAAGGATAGGGATTCAGCTAAGCAATCGGTTATTTTGGTAGATACTATTGGAGAATTGGCTAAATTATATGGGATTGCAGATTTAGTATTTGTAGGAGGTAGCTTAATTGAACGTGGAGGTCATAATATATTAGAGCCTGCTTCTTTGGGTAAGCTTGTCTTTTTTGGACCACATATGTTCAACTTCAAAGATAGTACCAAGCTATTATTAGAGAATAAGGTAGGTATTCAAGTAACTAATGTATCAGAACTAATTGAACAGATGGAATATTACCTTAGTAATTCTAATATTTTAGAAGAACAGAGTAGACAAGCTATAGAGATGATTAAGGATAATCAGGGGGCATCTTGGCGAAATATTAAGTTAATAAGTAGACTATTAGAGGGAAGAAAGGAATTAAGTAAATGA
- a CDS encoding InlB B-repeat-containing protein codes for MNKYINKLFIGILLIFTFIFVFAGTSFAFSLTVNSDHGTVTKNPNQADYPDGTNVELTATPDTAYIFSHWEDNLGNNLGTTNPITITMDSNKTITAVYSEQYQLNTSTDYGEIEVTGTYPNLHLKAVANAGYEFDHWGGDVNFDINSQEGDILMDSNKSVTATFVEGKVTDFEIGPRHIVKEVDVRKFEFRPEARLEGYSNDVTILFQFSADAPNIYVINTSNDLLEADANSSTDIEYDESNGKVVFKNGFFSDMPINNTYEVRLGSQQGPTLATFTIKSSYASPRIDVRVENHFQYGILDPGKVYYLKNKSDLIVDVTAQSDIADQRFIRSSQDTEPDTLNRSISLDTTWRTIDGGSDIAGILNQRITKTNWQIDNITPFTEELNKLPAGTELNVIAVRMKASAFGAETPTDHTYYFALDVDDDPEVIGVTPGVSFKEILNQTTDSQKIEIVKANSAEYSQPEIKISFSENYSGFEGGSLTPEDLINTRGVKVDDDRVIDDIVNDYLYETDDQFDQVVDVHFRVIDYNENTKTATIFPYGTLKEGKYVIRVTATDISGNVNDTDTLTPGVTGFTFMLEVNENRPIINNITLKDNKDKQVDKVISTNGGKLYFDVHNSEEVRYQIRSGADVGQPWTYRYKTNLDKKTDYIEEDLASLISSLEDETYEVIIIADDIQISPDLISEIQSINLDSTNNDIEGDIKAQLESAGITLDEQRTQIKAFRFKVDGTAPQIISNIQYYNSKTTTIEDTSNGTFGVIYTAIPQFQLIISDISNITDLRHIEFVKEGESGGIAGELLNSLIPLTVDSIPTNISATMQTDIKNEIDQGKNVYLIKFRPKSSLADGIYNLQMDIQDEWGNGSGLINFLALFEYQNVVADIEFNINDGEKLSVNESSTIRIDFKENREIKLTSLTVKIDEKTIIEAGEQVTETKKDYYISKITNTQDGNEVVSRIIIFAKTPFLGGNHKVTVLAEDKYSELPAKELSFTVTPRKGFGFGRLLIY; via the coding sequence ATGAATAAATATATAAATAAATTATTTATTGGTATTTTATTAATATTTACATTTATTTTTGTTTTTGCAGGAACTAGTTTTGCTTTTAGCCTAACTGTTAATTCTGATCATGGTACTGTAACTAAGAACCCTAATCAAGCTGATTATCCTGATGGGACTAATGTAGAGTTAACAGCTACTCCTGATACGGCTTATATATTTAGCCACTGGGAAGATAATTTAGGTAATAATTTAGGAACTACAAATCCTATAACAATAACTATGGATAGTAATAAGACTATCACTGCAGTTTATTCTGAGCAATATCAATTAAACACAAGTACTGATTATGGAGAGATAGAAGTAACAGGAACTTATCCAAATCTACATTTGAAAGCTGTAGCCAATGCTGGTTATGAATTTGACCATTGGGGAGGGGATGTTAATTTTGATATCAACTCTCAAGAAGGCGATATCCTTATGGATAGTAATAAATCTGTAACAGCTACATTTGTTGAAGGGAAAGTAACTGATTTTGAGATTGGACCACGGCATATTGTAAAAGAGGTAGACGTTAGAAAGTTTGAATTTCGTCCTGAAGCCAGGTTGGAAGGATATAGTAATGATGTTACTATACTCTTTCAATTCAGTGCTGATGCTCCAAATATTTACGTTATTAATACAAGTAACGACCTGTTGGAGGCTGATGCGAATAGTAGTACTGATATAGAGTATGATGAATCTAATGGAAAGGTCGTTTTTAAAAATGGTTTCTTTAGTGATATGCCAATCAATAATACTTATGAGGTTAGACTTGGTAGTCAACAAGGTCCAACATTAGCAACATTTACTATCAAGTCTTCCTACGCATCTCCTAGAATTGATGTAAGGGTTGAAAATCACTTTCAGTATGGAATTCTTGATCCGGGTAAGGTTTATTACTTAAAAAACAAATCAGATTTGATAGTTGATGTTACTGCTCAATCTGATATTGCTGATCAACGATTTATTAGATCAAGTCAAGACACTGAGCCTGATACTTTAAATAGATCTATCAGTTTAGATACTACTTGGAGGACTATTGATGGTGGATCTGATATTGCAGGTATATTAAATCAGAGAATAACAAAGACAAATTGGCAAATAGATAATATTACTCCTTTTACAGAAGAATTAAATAAGTTACCAGCTGGCACTGAACTTAATGTTATAGCTGTAAGAATGAAGGCATCTGCTTTTGGGGCAGAGACTCCAACAGATCATACCTATTATTTTGCTTTAGATGTTGATGATGATCCTGAAGTAATTGGTGTGACTCCTGGTGTCTCCTTTAAAGAAATATTAAATCAAACGACTGATAGTCAAAAAATTGAGATAGTTAAAGCGAATAGTGCAGAGTACTCCCAACCAGAGATTAAAATTTCTTTTAGTGAAAATTATTCAGGATTTGAAGGAGGTTCTTTAACACCTGAAGATTTGATTAATACTAGAGGGGTTAAGGTAGATGATGATAGAGTTATAGATGATATAGTCAATGACTATCTATATGAAACAGATGATCAATTTGATCAAGTAGTAGATGTACACTTTAGAGTAATTGATTATAATGAAAATACAAAGACTGCTACTATATTTCCTTATGGAACTTTAAAAGAGGGTAAATATGTTATAAGAGTTACTGCTACTGACATCTCTGGAAATGTAAATGATACCGATACACTTACCCCTGGAGTTACGGGTTTTACATTTATGTTAGAGGTTAATGAAAATAGACCAATAATTAACAATATAACCTTGAAAGATAATAAAGATAAACAGGTTGATAAGGTAATTAGTACTAACGGAGGTAAGTTGTACTTTGATGTTCATAACTCTGAAGAAGTGAGGTATCAAATTAGGTCAGGTGCAGATGTAGGACAACCATGGACCTATAGATATAAGACTAATTTAGATAAAAAGACCGATTATATAGAGGAGGATTTAGCTAGTTTAATTTCATCACTTGAAGATGAGACCTATGAGGTAATAATTATAGCTGATGATATTCAGATAAGTCCTGACTTGATCAGTGAGATTCAAAGTATAAATTTAGATAGTACAAATAATGATATAGAAGGTGACATCAAGGCTCAACTTGAGAGTGCAGGTATAACTTTAGATGAGCAGCGAACTCAAATTAAAGCCTTCAGATTCAAAGTAGATGGAACTGCTCCACAGATTATAAGTAATATTCAGTACTATAATTCTAAGACAACAACTATAGAAGATACAAGCAATGGTACCTTTGGTGTTATATATACTGCAATTCCACAATTCCAACTTATTATTAGTGATATTTCAAATATAACTGATCTTAGACATATAGAATTTGTAAAGGAAGGTGAGAGTGGAGGGATAGCAGGTGAGTTACTTAATTCATTAATTCCTCTAACTGTAGATTCAATTCCAACTAATATTTCAGCTACAATGCAGACTGATATCAAAAATGAGATAGATCAGGGCAAAAATGTTTATCTTATTAAATTTAGACCTAAATCTTCATTGGCTGATGGTATATATAATTTACAAATGGATATACAAGATGAATGGGGAAATGGATCAGGGTTGATAAACTTCCTAGCTTTATTTGAATATCAAAATGTAGTAGCAGATATAGAATTTAATATTAATGATGGAGAAAAATTAAGTGTTAATGAATCTTCAACGATAAGAATTGATTTTAAAGAGAATAGAGAGATTAAGCTTACAAGCTTAACTGTTAAGATTGATGAGAAAACTATAATTGAAGCTGGAGAGCAAGTAACAGAGACTAAAAAGGATTACTATATTAGCAAGATTACTAATACTCAAGATGGAAATGAGGTTGTAAGTAGAATTATCATCTTTGCTAAGACCCCATTTTTGGGTGGAAATCATAAGGTAACAGTCTTAGCAGAAGATAAATATAGTGAACTTCCAGCTAAAGAATTATCCTTTACAGTAACACCTAGAAAAGGTTTTGGGTTTGGACGTTTATTAATTTATTAA
- a CDS encoding outer membrane protein encodes MKKLITSFLTLALLFTMSVPAMANPFNDVPEGHWAYDAIQKAAQAGLLEGYGDGTYKAAQDLTRYEVAALTARVLEKVETGDNQVSAEAVEAITALAEEFDAELAQINEKLSNSSAVTISGKTGVEYKDVELEGNGVKPGEDGKSVVYKDPFTKDLDDDDDDYVDATDYDDDDMITAEDYFKQFTDLNVNIEKDGVIADLNMLAVGNYFGNYGNDEDGMSEAALELDEISGSITTEDFVATIGDEQGLEWKDYLYFNDDDIDGVIFNAGNSQIAVGQRDDTRDIAIKQDNLFNLPVNLFVGVRDNTDRNIVAGLDTAFNLAGVDFTGDLAFSDKDMNERVARLGASKDLGFIKLEGNIESTENFTGIEVDTDEDDGFESTKKGYDVKASTMLDKVEVSALYEDYEYAADSDETSGEEITLAAEVSKDNPYTILGVNVFGEYEYAVKSEEEIRYLEANKELGNITVAGIYDYDNTDNLADKVLSVAYGTEFDVAGIKLAPTAQLAAIYDIDNNERINKEAGIDASYQINDKLDVTAGYAWADKEDRVDDGMEGEFTTAKAGLEYKVTDSASATINFERADYVNAVNATEDFSVNSITGGVSVNF; translated from the coding sequence ATGAAAAAATTAATCACAAGCTTTTTAACATTAGCATTATTATTTACAATGTCAGTACCAGCAATGGCAAATCCATTTAATGATGTACCCGAAGGGCATTGGGCTTATGATGCTATTCAAAAAGCCGCTCAAGCAGGATTATTAGAAGGATATGGAGATGGAACTTATAAAGCTGCTCAAGATTTAACTCGTTATGAGGTTGCTGCTTTAACAGCTAGAGTATTAGAAAAAGTAGAAACTGGAGATAATCAAGTAAGTGCAGAGGCTGTAGAAGCAATTACAGCTTTAGCAGAAGAATTTGATGCTGAATTAGCTCAAATCAATGAAAAATTGTCTAATTCATCAGCTGTAACTATCTCTGGTAAGACTGGAGTAGAATACAAAGATGTAGAGCTTGAAGGAAATGGTGTAAAGCCAGGAGAAGATGGAAAATCAGTTGTTTATAAAGATCCATTTACAAAGGACTTAGATGATGATGATGATGATTATGTAGATGCAACTGATTATGATGATGATGATATGATTACTGCTGAAGATTACTTTAAGCAATTTACTGATTTAAATGTAAATATTGAAAAGGATGGAGTAATTGCTGACTTAAATATGTTAGCAGTAGGAAATTACTTTGGAAACTATGGAAATGACGAAGATGGAATGAGTGAAGCAGCATTAGAATTAGATGAAATTTCTGGTTCTATTACTACAGAAGACTTTGTTGCTACAATTGGTGATGAACAAGGTCTAGAATGGAAAGACTATTTATACTTCAATGATGATGATATTGATGGTGTAATATTTAATGCAGGAAACTCTCAAATTGCAGTAGGTCAACGTGATGATACAAGAGATATAGCTATAAAACAGGATAACTTATTTAACTTACCTGTAAATCTATTTGTTGGAGTTAGAGATAATACTGATAGAAATATAGTTGCAGGTCTTGATACAGCATTTAATTTAGCTGGTGTAGACTTCACAGGAGATTTAGCATTTAGTGATAAAGATATGAATGAAAGAGTAGCAAGATTAGGTGCAAGTAAAGACTTAGGATTCATTAAATTAGAAGGAAATATTGAATCTACTGAAAACTTCACAGGAATTGAAGTAGATACTGATGAAGATGATGGATTTGAAAGTACTAAGAAGGGTTATGATGTAAAAGCTAGCACAATGTTAGATAAAGTAGAAGTATCAGCATTATATGAAGATTATGAATATGCAGCTGACAGTGATGAAACAAGTGGAGAAGAAATTACTTTAGCAGCTGAAGTAAGTAAAGATAACCCTTACACAATTCTTGGTGTAAATGTATTTGGTGAATATGAATATGCAGTAAAATCTGAAGAAGAAATTAGATATTTAGAAGCTAATAAAGAATTAGGAAACATTACTGTAGCAGGTATCTATGATTATGATAATACAGATAACTTAGCTGATAAGGTATTAAGTGTAGCATATGGTACAGAATTTGATGTAGCAGGAATTAAGTTAGCACCAACTGCTCAATTAGCAGCTATCTATGATATCGATAACAATGAAAGAATCAATAAAGAAGCTGGAATCGATGCATCTTACCAAATTAACGATAAGTTAGATGTAACAGCTGGATATGCTTGGGCAGATAAAGAAGATAGAGTAGATGACGGAATGGAAGGAGAATTCACTACTGCTAAGGCAGGATTAGAATATAAGGTAACAGATTCTGCTTCAGCAACAATTAACTTTGAAAGAGCTGATTATGTAAATGCTGTAAATGCTACTGAAGACTTTAGTGTAAATAGCATTACTGGTGGAGTAAGTGTTAACTTCTAA
- the ruvX gene encoding Holliday junction resolvase RuvX codes for MIIGIDPGKDKCGLAVVDQKLNIRFKEVIKTNSLIDKLKVLKEDYDIEEIVLGDGTKSNNIASKLEGLFKNIHIIDESHSTLEAREYYWQDNPRRGWRRLLPITMQMPPEPVDDYVAVILVLRYLNSFNKEN; via the coding sequence ATGATAATCGGAATTGACCCAGGAAAGGATAAGTGTGGCTTAGCAGTTGTAGATCAAAAACTAAATATTAGATTTAAAGAGGTTATAAAAACTAATAGTCTTATAGATAAACTAAAGGTATTAAAAGAAGACTATGATATTGAAGAGATTGTCTTGGGAGATGGGACTAAAAGTAACAATATAGCTTCTAAGCTAGAAGGTCTCTTTAAAAATATTCATATAATTGATGAATCCCACTCTACTTTAGAAGCTAGAGAATATTATTGGCAGGATAACCCTAGGAGGGGTTGGAGAAGGTTACTCCCTATTACAATGCAAATGCCTCCAGAACCAGTAGATGATTATGTAGCTGTTATATTGGTCTTAAGGTATTTAAATAGCTTTAATAAAGAGAACTAA
- a CDS encoding DUF3084 domain-containing protein, producing MYGIKLLLALVIVAGTIAYVGDKIGMKIGKKRLSLFGLRPKHTSIVITVGTGILIALASLLLLMGASKDVRMALFDMEAMLERLSALNQSLVSKNNELLGLRSDIEKKVSDLLILQEDKDVLESNLTKLKKEYQVVQESKLELEDKVEKLTLQKSSLTEQVDNLAYNISLFGRRYLSSLTGDIVYQKGEIIIEESIDLEESSDKIENKVDNLLEEADRLARQAGIEIKDNKEILEYNIQELNRLHDILKEKKGRVILRLLSAKNTFKDEVLSINFDLYEDYKVYHQGDTILMANIQPSDDLSSIERELYLLLDSLNKKVISDGLLVDSEVEEGEISLISLYPIIDKLLLEKKSIKIEIVAIDDIWRSDNLRDNIEFKISGDDNDNRN from the coding sequence ATGTATGGAATAAAATTATTGTTGGCTCTAGTTATTGTAGCAGGAACTATAGCTTATGTTGGTGATAAGATTGGAATGAAGATAGGAAAGAAGAGGTTATCCCTCTTTGGATTGCGTCCTAAGCATACTTCGATAGTGATTACTGTAGGTACAGGTATCTTAATTGCTCTGGCTTCTCTATTACTTTTAATGGGAGCTTCTAAGGATGTTCGAATGGCCTTATTTGATATGGAAGCAATGCTAGAGCGTTTATCAGCTTTAAATCAGAGTTTAGTATCTAAAAATAATGAATTATTAGGGTTACGAAGTGATATTGAGAAGAAGGTTAGCGATTTGCTTATCTTACAAGAGGATAAAGATGTTTTAGAATCAAATTTAACAAAGTTGAAGAAAGAATATCAAGTTGTTCAAGAGAGTAAACTAGAGTTAGAGGATAAAGTGGAGAAGTTAACTTTACAAAAAAGTTCTTTAACTGAACAGGTTGATAATTTAGCCTATAATATCAGTCTATTTGGTAGAAGATACTTATCTTCATTGACTGGTGATATTGTCTATCAAAAGGGTGAGATTATAATTGAAGAATCAATAGATTTAGAAGAATCCTCAGATAAGATAGAGAATAAGGTTGATAACTTATTAGAAGAAGCAGATAGGCTTGCTAGGCAAGCAGGTATTGAGATTAAAGATAATAAAGAAATTCTTGAATATAATATTCAAGAGTTGAATAGGTTGCATGATATTTTGAAAGAGAAGAAGGGTAGAGTTATTTTAAGATTATTAAGTGCTAAGAATACCTTCAAAGATGAAGTGCTATCTATCAATTTTGATCTTTATGAAGATTATAAAGTCTACCATCAAGGAGATACTATCCTAATGGCTAATATACAACCCAGTGATGACTTGTCATCTATTGAAAGGGAGTTGTATCTCTTGCTAGATAGTCTGAATAAAAAAGTTATCAGTGATGGGTTATTAGTTGATTCTGAGGTTGAGGAAGGAGAAATTAGCTTGATTAGTCTTTATCCAATAATAGATAAACTTTTATTAGAAAAGAAATCTATCAAGATTGAAATAGTAGCAATTGATGATATTTGGCGTAGTGATAATCTAAGAGATAATATAGAATTTAAGATATCAGGTGATGATAATGATAATCGGAATTGA
- a CDS encoding LptF/LptG family permease codes for MKIIYRYLLVELIQPFLFGVFAFTSIFVGTDVLISLAKMMSEYGVPLLTIVKLFFLSLPQIIVLTFPMSMLLATLLSFGRLSGDSEVIALKAGGISFTKIVTPVLIVGLLISGLTIFFENSLVPTSINAYEDIVWKLKHGTVKPKTQRNLVISPVNRQTGKLDYILTADKYDGNTQMLEGVTWQDYENGKLVTSIQAEKAEWLEEEWVFIDGTIYTIGDNGQVPQTTFKRFNMKNKLNRTPTQITRNQKDPEEMSLSELGEHIKLMEEEGRDVSELKVVYHQRYAIPFACFIFALVGAPLGLQPNRSGSSIGLGLSIIVIFIYYTIMTIGSSMGEAGTIAPWLGAWSQNIIFTIVGFVLMYKASR; via the coding sequence ATGAAGATTATTTATCGATATTTATTGGTTGAGCTGATTCAACCATTTCTTTTTGGGGTTTTTGCTTTTACTAGTATCTTTGTTGGTACTGATGTGTTAATCAGTTTGGCTAAGATGATGTCCGAATATGGAGTTCCTTTATTGACAATAGTGAAATTATTCTTTTTAAGTTTGCCCCAGATAATTGTTTTGACATTCCCAATGTCAATGTTGCTGGCTACTTTATTATCCTTTGGACGTTTATCAGGTGATAGTGAGGTAATAGCATTAAAAGCAGGAGGGATTAGTTTTACTAAGATAGTTACTCCTGTTTTGATAGTTGGTTTATTAATAAGTGGATTGACTATCTTTTTTGAAAATAGTCTGGTACCAACCAGTATAAATGCTTATGAAGATATTGTCTGGAAGTTAAAGCATGGTACAGTTAAGCCTAAGACTCAGAGAAACTTAGTAATATCTCCAGTTAACAGGCAGACAGGAAAACTAGACTATATCTTAACAGCTGATAAGTATGATGGTAATACTCAAATGTTAGAGGGGGTAACCTGGCAAGATTATGAGAATGGGAAGCTAGTCACAAGTATTCAAGCTGAAAAAGCAGAGTGGTTAGAAGAAGAATGGGTATTTATAGACGGAACTATCTATACGATTGGAGATAATGGACAAGTACCTCAGACTACCTTTAAAAGGTTTAATATGAAGAATAAATTAAATAGAACACCCACCCAAATTACTCGTAATCAGAAGGACCCTGAAGAGATGAGTCTCTCAGAGTTGGGGGAGCATATAAAGCTTATGGAAGAGGAAGGTCGAGATGTTAGTGAGTTGAAAGTGGTCTATCATCAGAGGTATGCAATTCCCTTTGCTTGTTTTATCTTTGCTTTAGTAGGGGCACCATTAGGTTTACAGCCTAATCGTTCAGGCTCTTCTATAGGTTTAGGATTGAGTATTATAGTTATTTTTATTTATTATACAATTATGACTATTGGTTCTTCCATGGGTGAGGCAGGAACTATAGCACCTTGGTTAGGAGCTTGGAGTCAGAATATAATCTTTACTATAGTAGGATTTGTACTAATGTATAAGGCGTCTAGATAG
- the lptB gene encoding LPS export ABC transporter ATP-binding protein: protein MAIKAENLIKTYNKRNVVKGVSFEVNKGEIVGILGPNGAGKTTTFYMVVGLVSPNQGNITLNGNDITPLPMHQRARKGIGYLAQEASVFRKLTVEQNILAILEMIDRQEDNNEILESLLQEFDIAHIRKQKGYMLSGGERRRVEIARALATDPEYILLDEPFAGVDPIAVSDIQGIVSHLKDRGLGVLITDHSVRETLAITDRAYIMHQGKILLSGTSEEIANSETAKKFYLGETFSM, encoded by the coding sequence ATGGCGATTAAGGCTGAGAACTTAATTAAGACTTATAATAAGAGAAATGTAGTAAAGGGTGTAAGCTTTGAAGTTAATAAAGGTGAAATTGTAGGAATTTTAGGTCCTAATGGTGCTGGTAAGACAACTACCTTTTATATGGTTGTAGGCTTGGTAAGCCCCAATCAAGGTAATATTACTTTAAATGGTAATGATATTACCCCTTTGCCGATGCACCAACGTGCTAGAAAGGGGATTGGTTACCTAGCTCAGGAGGCATCGGTCTTTAGAAAATTGACAGTAGAGCAGAATATTTTGGCTATTTTAGAGATGATAGATCGCCAAGAGGATAATAATGAGATTCTAGAGTCTTTACTACAAGAGTTTGATATCGCTCATATTCGTAAACAGAAGGGTTATATGTTATCTGGTGGTGAGAGGAGAAGGGTAGAGATTGCTCGAGCTTTAGCGACAGACCCTGAATATATCTTATTAGATGAGCCTTTTGCAGGGGTAGATCCAATTGCTGTTAGTGATATTCAGGGTATTGTTTCTCACCTTAAAGATAGAGGATTGGGTGTGCTAATTACTGACCATAGTGTCAGGGAAACATTGGCAATCACCGATAGGGCATATATTATGCATCAAGGGAAGATACTATTATCAGGTACTTCTGAAGAGATTGCTAATAGTGAAACGGCTAAGAAGTTCTATCTAGGTGAGACATTTAGTATGTGA